In Shewanella psychrotolerans, the genomic stretch CAGTTAGCTTGGTATCTGCAGTGTTCACAAGCAAAGTGTTATTGCCGTGGATCGTTGGCTCCATTGAATCACCGGATGCAAAAACAACTGCCAGGCTATCTGCTTCAAAACCTCTGAACTTTAACCATTTGCTCCTAAATGCTAAGTGACGCTTAATTTGCTCATCAGGGCAAAGTTTCCCATGCCCTGTGCTTACAGCCACATGATAGCCAGGGATAAGAACAAACTCTTCATTAAACTCACTAATGGCAATGGCATTATTACTGCCTGAGTCAGTAACAGGCAGGGCTTCTTCGCCTGTAAGTAACCAATCCAAAGAAACGTTAGCTTGCTTAGCCATCAGTATGGCTTTATCAATTTGCGGCAGGGATACACCTTTCAAATACTTCCGCAATGCACCTTCAGATATATCAATAGCATTAGCAAAAGCGCGTACGCTTGTGCTGCCTATAGCAATTTCTAATCTTTCAGCAAACGTTTCCTTTCCATTTGTCGGAAAAGCAACACTGTTGTCATTTTTCATTCGTCGTTTCTTTCTTAGTTATGCTGCTGAATTTAAATGTAAAAGCCTGTAATCCGCCACGCGTGTAAAACAACACGAAAAGAAACGTTATAAATGTGCTTGACCTGCGTACGAATGTGATCGTATCATCACAATTGTACGCGATGCGTATAAACGTTACTTTTCGTATAT encodes the following:
- a CDS encoding XRE family transcriptional regulator, translating into MKNDNSVAFPTNGKETFAERLEIAIGSTSVRAFANAIDISEGALRKYLKGVSLPQIDKAILMAKQANVSLDWLLTGEEALPVTDSGSNNAIAISEFNEEFVLIPGYHVAVSTGHGKLCPDEQIKRHLAFRSKWLKFRGFEADSLAVVFASGDSMEPTIHGNNTLLVNTADTKLTDGSIFVLRFGDELYAKRLQKRFDGDILLISDNKEYEDQVVKANEIEKLHIIGKVVWIGKDLY